Proteins encoded together in one Equus asinus isolate D_3611 breed Donkey chromosome 12, EquAss-T2T_v2, whole genome shotgun sequence window:
- the FABP5 gene encoding fatty acid-binding protein 5, with protein sequence MATIEQLVGRWRLVESKGFDEYMKEVGVGMALRKMGAMAKPDCIITSDGKNLTIKTESTLKTTQFSCNLGEKFEETTADGRKTQTVCNFTDGALVQHQEWDGKESTITRKLQDGKLVVECVMNNVTCTRVYEKVE encoded by the exons ATGGCCACCATTGAGCAGCTGGTAGGAAGATGGCGCTTGGTGGAGAGCAAAGGCTTTGACGAATACATGAAGGAAGTAG GAGTGGGAATGGCTCTGCGGAAAATGGGTGCAATGGCCAAACCAGATTGTATCATTACTTCTGACGGCAAAAACCTCACCATAAAAACCGAGAGCACTTTGAAAACAACGCAGTTTTCATGTAACCTGGGAGAGAAGTTTGAAGAAACTACAGCTGATGGCAGAAAAACTCAG ACTGTCTGCAACTTTACAGACGGCGCATTGGTTCAACATCAGGAATGGGATGGGAAGGAAAGCACAATAACGAGAAAATTGCAAGATGGGAAATTAGTGGTG GAGTGCGTCATGAACAATGTCACCTGTACTCGGGTCTATGAAAAAGTGGAGTAA